The proteins below are encoded in one region of Benincasa hispida cultivar B227 unplaced genomic scaffold, ASM972705v1 Contig587, whole genome shotgun sequence:
- the LOC120069762 gene encoding uncharacterized protein LOC120069762 — MAWSATMIGALLGLGTQMYSNALRKLPYMRHPWEHLVGMGLGVVFVNQLVKWDAKLQEDLDKMLDKAKAANERRYFDDDDD; from the exons ATGGCATGGAGTGCGACGATGATCGGAGCCCTTCTGGGCCTCGGCACACAGATGTACTCCAATGCTCTCCGTAAACTCCCTTACATGCGCC ATCCTTGGGAGCACTTGGTTGGAATGGGACTGGGAGTCGTGTTCGTCAATCAGCTGGTCAAATGGGACGCTAAGCTCCAGGAGGACCTTGACAAGATGCTCGATAAGGCCAAAGCGGCCAACGAGCGACGCTACTTTG